From Paraburkholderia sabiae, a single genomic window includes:
- a CDS encoding aldehyde dehydrogenase family protein: protein MEDAKHFIGGEWTASSGGDTIPVVDPSDGQPFTTLARGTAADIDHAVQCARRAYEGAWGAVSAAERGRLLYRLSMLVTACHEELAQLEARDTGKPLKQARGDAAALARYFEFYAGAADKLHGETLPYQNGYTVFTIREPHGVTGHIVPWNYPMQIFGRSVGAALATGNACVVKPAEDACLSVLRVAELAAEAGLPAGALNIVTGYGHEAGAALARHAGIDHISFTGSPETGKLVTQMASENHVPVTLELGGKSPQIVFADADLDAALPTLVNAIVQNAGQTCSAGSRVLIERSIYEPLLDRLAGAFNALRVGPAHADLDCGPLISAKQQRRVWDFLSDAQHDGIAMAAHGEVIAEAPESGFYQAPTLLRDVPPTHRLAQEEVFGPVLAALPFADEDEALALANGTAYGLVAGVWTRDGGRQMRIARRVRSGQVFVNNYGAGGGVELPFGGVKHSGHGREKGFEALYGFTVLKTVAIRHG, encoded by the coding sequence GTGGAAGATGCGAAACATTTCATCGGCGGTGAATGGACCGCGTCGTCGGGCGGGGACACGATCCCCGTGGTCGATCCTTCCGACGGCCAGCCGTTCACCACGCTAGCACGCGGAACGGCCGCCGACATCGATCACGCCGTCCAGTGCGCGCGCCGCGCCTACGAAGGCGCATGGGGCGCCGTCAGCGCCGCCGAACGCGGGCGCCTGCTGTACCGCCTGTCGATGCTGGTCACTGCGTGTCACGAAGAACTGGCACAACTCGAAGCGCGCGACACGGGCAAGCCGCTCAAGCAGGCGCGCGGCGACGCCGCCGCCCTCGCCCGCTATTTCGAGTTCTATGCAGGCGCCGCCGATAAACTCCACGGCGAAACGCTGCCCTACCAGAACGGCTACACCGTCTTCACGATCCGCGAGCCGCATGGCGTCACAGGACACATCGTGCCGTGGAACTACCCGATGCAGATCTTCGGTCGCAGCGTCGGCGCGGCGCTTGCCACGGGCAACGCGTGCGTCGTGAAACCCGCAGAAGACGCGTGTCTGTCCGTCTTGCGCGTCGCCGAACTCGCTGCCGAAGCGGGTCTGCCAGCAGGCGCGCTTAACATCGTCACCGGCTACGGACACGAAGCGGGCGCGGCGCTCGCGCGCCACGCGGGCATCGATCACATCTCGTTCACCGGTTCGCCTGAAACGGGCAAGCTCGTCACGCAGATGGCCTCCGAAAACCACGTGCCCGTCACGCTCGAACTCGGCGGCAAGTCGCCGCAAATCGTCTTCGCCGACGCCGATCTCGACGCCGCGCTGCCCACGCTCGTGAACGCAATCGTGCAGAACGCCGGGCAGACCTGTTCGGCGGGCAGCCGCGTGCTGATCGAGCGCAGCATCTACGAGCCGCTGCTCGATCGCCTCGCCGGCGCGTTCAATGCGCTGCGCGTCGGACCGGCACATGCCGATCTCGATTGCGGGCCGCTGATCAGCGCGAAGCAGCAGCGCCGCGTGTGGGATTTTCTCTCCGACGCGCAACACGACGGCATCGCGATGGCGGCCCATGGCGAAGTGATCGCGGAAGCGCCGGAATCCGGCTTCTATCAGGCGCCCACATTGCTGCGCGACGTGCCGCCCACACACCGTCTGGCACAGGAAGAAGTGTTCGGCCCCGTGCTCGCCGCGTTGCCATTCGCCGACGAAGACGAGGCGCTCGCGCTTGCCAACGGCACGGCCTACGGACTCGTCGCAGGCGTCTGGACGCGCGACGGCGGCCGCCAGATGCGCATTGCTCGTCGCGTGCGTTCGGGCCAGGTTTTCGTCAACAACTATGGTGCGGGCGGCGGCGTCGAATTGCCGTTTGGCGGCGTCAAGCATTCCGGCCACGGCCGCGAGAAAGGCTTCGAAGCGCTGTACGGCTTCACGGTGCTGAAAACCGTCGCGATCCGGCACGGCTGA
- a CDS encoding GNAT family N-acetyltransferase, producing MNQERFDYRAGILASPLEVDAAEWNALLSRQAQPTPFLRHEFLSALHATRCAVADTGWGPQFVTLTDPRTDKLAAAAPVYAKGHSYGEYVFDWAWADAYKRNGLPYYPKLLCAVPFTPVQGTRLLAADGHALRHLAATLVAFAEQADVSSLHVLFPTEQEAQTLTDLGMMQREGVQFHWLNDGYRDFDEFLSTLEQKKRKNIRAERRKVRDAGVTFRRMLGEDISDADWRFFSKCYRQTYREHFSSPYLNLDFFRMIGESMPENLMMVIAEYEGKPIASSLVVYQRDGANAGGTLYGRYWGALEHVPCLHFETAYYQPLEFCIEQKLGVFEGGAQGEHKMARGFMPTVTRSTHWLAHPAFSDAVAHFLDNEKNHIHSYVDELREHNPFKE from the coding sequence TTGAACCAGGAACGTTTTGATTACCGCGCGGGCATCCTCGCTTCGCCGCTCGAAGTCGATGCCGCCGAATGGAACGCGTTGTTGAGCCGCCAGGCGCAACCCACGCCGTTCTTGCGCCATGAATTCCTGAGCGCGCTGCATGCGACGCGCTGCGCCGTCGCCGACACGGGCTGGGGGCCGCAATTCGTCACGCTGACGGACCCGCGCACGGACAAGCTGGCGGCCGCCGCGCCCGTGTATGCGAAAGGGCACTCGTACGGCGAGTATGTGTTCGATTGGGCCTGGGCCGATGCCTACAAGCGCAACGGCCTGCCCTACTATCCGAAGCTCTTGTGCGCGGTGCCTTTCACGCCCGTTCAGGGCACGCGCCTGCTCGCCGCCGACGGTCACGCGCTGCGCCATCTCGCCGCCACGCTCGTTGCCTTTGCCGAACAGGCCGACGTGTCGTCGCTGCACGTGCTGTTTCCCACCGAACAGGAAGCACAGACGCTAACCGATCTCGGCATGATGCAGCGAGAAGGCGTGCAGTTTCACTGGCTCAACGACGGCTATCGCGACTTCGACGAGTTCCTGTCGACGCTCGAACAGAAGAAGCGCAAGAACATCCGCGCCGAGCGCCGCAAGGTGCGCGATGCGGGCGTCACGTTCCGCCGCATGCTCGGCGAAGACATCAGCGACGCCGACTGGCGGTTCTTCAGCAAGTGCTATCGGCAGACGTACCGTGAGCACTTTTCGAGTCCGTATCTGAACCTCGACTTCTTCCGGATGATCGGCGAATCGATGCCCGAGAATCTGATGATGGTCATCGCCGAATACGAGGGCAAACCGATCGCCAGTTCGCTCGTCGTCTATCAGCGCGACGGGGCGAACGCGGGCGGCACGCTCTACGGCCGCTACTGGGGCGCGCTCGAACACGTGCCCTGCCTGCACTTCGAGACCGCGTACTATCAGCCGCTCGAGTTCTGCATCGAACAGAAGCTCGGCGTCTTCGAAGGCGGTGCGCAGGGCGAGCACAAGATGGCGCGCGGCTTCATGCCGACCGTCACGCGCTCGACGCACTGGCTCGCGCATCCTGCTTTTTCGGACGCCGTTGCGCATTTTCTCGACAACGAGAAGAATCACATTCACTCGTACGTCGACGAACTGCGCGAACACAATCCGTTCAAGGAATAA
- a CDS encoding MFS transporter codes for MSSPANPLHHPGAGAPPSTFEEATYRKVAWRLTPLLMLSYVVAYLDRVNVGFAKLGMSTDLGLSDAVYGFGAGIFFIGYFIFEVPSNIILHRVGARVWIARIMVTWGIVSMLTMFVTTPTMFYVMRFLLGLAEAGFFPGIILYLTYWYPAQRRGRMTTWFMTAIAISGVVGGPISGYILKSFDGTNGWHGWQWLFLLEGVPSIIVGILVFIVLDDRISKATWLTKEERELLERNIAAEDATKEDHAIGKVMLSPRVLMMSLIYFSFVMGLYGVSFWLPTIIKSTGVTDAFMIGLLSAIPFAAAVIAMVFVARSADRTRERRWHVAVPGFAGALGLVLSVVWAKDTTLAMAALTLATMGILTTLPLFWSLPTSFLAGTGAAAGIALINSIGNLAGFLSPYAVGWLKQATSANAAGMYMLAAFMILGGLLALCVPARLVNR; via the coding sequence GTGTCCAGTCCTGCGAATCCGCTCCACCATCCCGGCGCAGGGGCGCCGCCTTCCACCTTCGAAGAGGCGACGTACAGAAAAGTCGCCTGGCGTCTGACGCCACTTCTGATGCTCAGCTATGTCGTTGCATATCTGGACCGCGTCAATGTCGGCTTCGCGAAGCTCGGCATGAGTACGGACCTGGGTCTGTCCGATGCCGTCTATGGCTTCGGCGCGGGGATTTTCTTCATCGGCTATTTCATCTTCGAGGTGCCGAGCAACATCATTCTGCATCGGGTCGGTGCGCGGGTCTGGATCGCGCGGATCATGGTGACGTGGGGCATCGTCTCGATGCTGACGATGTTCGTCACCACGCCGACGATGTTCTACGTGATGCGCTTCCTGCTCGGTCTTGCCGAAGCGGGCTTCTTCCCTGGCATCATCCTGTACCTGACGTACTGGTATCCGGCGCAGCGGCGCGGCCGCATGACGACGTGGTTCATGACGGCGATCGCGATTTCGGGCGTGGTCGGCGGGCCGATTTCGGGCTACATCCTGAAGTCGTTCGATGGTACGAATGGCTGGCACGGCTGGCAGTGGCTGTTCCTGCTCGAAGGCGTGCCGTCCATCATCGTCGGCATTCTGGTGTTCATCGTGCTCGACGACCGCATTTCGAAGGCGACGTGGCTCACGAAGGAAGAGCGCGAACTGCTCGAACGCAACATAGCCGCTGAAGACGCAACGAAGGAAGATCATGCGATCGGCAAGGTGATGCTGAGCCCGCGTGTGCTGATGATGAGCCTGATCTACTTCTCGTTCGTGATGGGTCTGTACGGTGTGAGCTTCTGGCTGCCGACGATCATCAAATCGACGGGTGTCACCGATGCGTTCATGATCGGGTTGCTGTCGGCGATTCCGTTCGCGGCTGCCGTGATTGCGATGGTGTTTGTTGCGCGCAGCGCCGATCGGACGCGTGAGCGGCGGTGGCACGTTGCTGTGCCTGGTTTCGCTGGGGCGCTGGGGCTGGTGCTTTCTGTTGTCTGGGCTAAGGACACGACGCTGGCTATGGCTGCTCTCACGCTGGCTACTATGGGCATCCTGACCACGCTGCCGTTGTTCTGGAGTTTGCCTACGTCATTTCTTGCCGGTACGGGCGCTGCCGCTGGGATCGCCTTGATTAATTCCATCGGGAATCTGGCTGGGTTTCTCAGCCCCTATGCCGTGGGCTGGCTTAAGCAGGCTACTTCGGCTAATGCCGCCGGCATGTATATGCTTGCCGCGTTTATGATTCTTGGCGGGTTGTTGGCTCTTTGCGTGCCGGCGCGGTTAGTTAATCGATAG
- a CDS encoding SDR family oxidoreductase: protein MRLTGKTAIVTGGGSGFGEGIAKTYAREGANVVVNDLNGAAAERVASEIALAGGKAIAVAGDVTSAGDWRSLRAAAIEDFGSVQIVVNNAGTTHRNKPVLDVTEDEFDRVYAVNVKSIYWSVHEFVPYFREQGGGVFVNIASTAGVRPRPGLVWYNGSKGAVIVASKALAVELGPDRIRVNCVNPVIGETGLLTEFMGVEDTPENRKKFLAGIPLGRFSTPQDIANAALYLASDEAEFITGVCLEVDGGRCV from the coding sequence ATGCGGTTGACGGGCAAAACGGCCATCGTCACGGGCGGCGGCTCGGGCTTCGGCGAAGGCATCGCGAAGACTTATGCGCGCGAAGGCGCGAACGTCGTGGTCAACGATCTGAACGGCGCAGCGGCCGAACGCGTCGCGAGCGAGATCGCGCTGGCGGGCGGCAAGGCGATCGCGGTCGCGGGCGACGTGACCAGTGCAGGCGACTGGCGCTCACTGCGCGCCGCCGCGATCGAGGACTTCGGCAGCGTGCAGATCGTGGTCAACAACGCGGGCACCACGCATCGCAACAAGCCCGTGCTCGACGTGACGGAAGACGAATTCGACCGCGTGTACGCCGTCAATGTGAAGAGCATCTACTGGAGCGTGCACGAGTTCGTGCCGTACTTCCGCGAGCAAGGCGGCGGTGTATTCGTCAATATCGCATCGACGGCAGGCGTGCGGCCGCGGCCTGGCCTCGTCTGGTACAACGGCAGCAAGGGTGCGGTGATCGTCGCGAGCAAGGCGCTCGCCGTCGAACTCGGACCGGACCGCATCCGCGTGAACTGCGTGAATCCCGTGATCGGCGAAACGGGGTTGTTGACCGAGTTCATGGGCGTCGAGGACACGCCGGAGAACCGCAAGAAGTTTCTGGCGGGCATTCCGCTCGGCCGCTTCTCGACGCCGCAGGACATCGCGAACGCCGCGCTCTATCTCGCGTCCGACGAAGCGGAGTTCATCACGGGCGTGTGTCTCGAAGTGGATGGGGGACGCTGCGTGTAG
- a CDS encoding H-NS family nucleoid-associated regulatory protein, which yields MDERKRDSMIAYLRRRMAQVGIKVTDLATALADERRAKKAVRFRSAFGETWDGKGAMPQWLSNAVSAGQSMEHFATGKPAKAVKAAKEERGGVDWRNDPFAGTRLATVPAQ from the coding sequence ATGGACGAACGAAAGCGCGACAGCATGATTGCGTATCTGCGCCGCCGCATGGCTCAAGTCGGCATCAAGGTGACCGATCTGGCCACCGCACTCGCCGACGAACGACGCGCGAAAAAAGCCGTGCGCTTCCGTAGCGCATTCGGCGAAACGTGGGACGGCAAGGGCGCGATGCCGCAATGGCTGAGCAACGCCGTGAGCGCCGGACAATCGATGGAACACTTCGCAACGGGCAAGCCGGCGAAGGCAGTGAAAGCGGCGAAAGAAGAACGCGGCGGTGTCGACTGGCGCAACGATCCGTTCGCCGGCACGCGGCTGGCAACGGTGCCTGCGCAGTAA
- a CDS encoding GIY-YIG nuclease family protein gives MPWFLYLIECSDGSVYTGIATDVQARYDKHTSGTGARYTRSRKPVRLLASFELADRSSASRAEYRVKQLTPAQKWELASGVRTLESVLPVVEFVEEAPEKDIADA, from the coding sequence ATGCCGTGGTTTCTGTATCTGATCGAATGCTCGGACGGCAGCGTCTACACGGGCATCGCCACCGACGTGCAAGCCCGCTACGACAAGCATACGAGCGGCACGGGCGCGCGTTATACGCGCTCGCGCAAGCCGGTGCGTCTGCTGGCGTCGTTCGAACTCGCCGACCGGTCGAGCGCGTCGCGCGCCGAGTATCGGGTCAAGCAGCTGACGCCGGCGCAGAAATGGGAGCTGGCGTCGGGTGTTCGAACGCTGGAATCGGTGCTGCCCGTGGTTGAATTCGTTGAAGAAGCGCCAGAAAAGGATATTGCCGACGCCTGA
- the hemDX gene encoding fused uroporphyrinogen-III synthase HemD/membrane protein HemX: MAAGSNPTPDAFPSKDGAGSSHPPGSRLTVVLTRPAGQSEALARTLHDAGVATVEFPLIDIAATDDPAPLRAALASLEKYALVVFVSPNAVDHAFANHDAIWPHALPVGVVGPGSVAALAKHGVEAPAYQVISPGHAADDNGDGARFDSEALYSALEASLGENAFEGRRVLIVRGDGGREWLADRLREAGAEVETVAAYRRLVPEPSIGAWSRIHALLSDESTAPHAWLITSSEGVRNLAELAQDHLTASEQTHLKRATFVAPHPRIAETARALGFDSITVSGAGDERIARTLLSLAAPSEVPPVQSNPAQERMSDTNASTTPTPNPAPRPANTLPPNQPFTPYEMQQPKPKGNGLLWVVIALVLFAAVAGGIALNRRIIKLDQQLSHRQQTNDAQTAELRVKTDQAVATVRQADAQIAQLEGKLADAQNSQQALQQQYADLARNRDDWTMAEVGQMLSAASEQLQLTGNTQLALFALQSADTRLAASDGAQVLAVRKAIAEDIDKLKSAPSTDLTGLAIKLDNAIEQIDQLPLSGEAPIAHATPHASTPKDVDRVAAATGEPKWKVWWNQFVAGIGEQLTSLVQVRRIDHADAMLVAPDQGYFVRENLKLRLLSARLALLARNQTTLKSDLHSADSTLGRYFDASSRNVQTVRDLIKQVDEGSGAVDVPNLNTSLQAVHQYRNRG; the protein is encoded by the coding sequence ATGGCGGCCGGCTCGAATCCGACACCCGACGCATTCCCGTCCAAGGACGGCGCAGGCTCGTCGCATCCGCCGGGCTCGCGCCTGACGGTCGTGCTGACGCGCCCGGCGGGGCAGTCCGAGGCGTTGGCCCGGACACTGCACGATGCCGGTGTCGCAACCGTCGAATTTCCTCTCATCGACATCGCCGCCACGGACGACCCAGCGCCGCTGCGCGCGGCGCTCGCGTCGCTGGAAAAATACGCGCTCGTCGTGTTCGTGTCGCCGAACGCCGTCGACCATGCGTTCGCGAATCACGACGCGATCTGGCCGCATGCGCTGCCCGTCGGCGTCGTCGGTCCGGGCAGCGTCGCCGCGCTCGCGAAGCACGGCGTCGAGGCGCCCGCGTACCAGGTGATCAGCCCCGGCCATGCCGCCGACGACAACGGCGACGGCGCGCGCTTCGATTCCGAGGCGTTGTATTCCGCGCTCGAAGCGTCGCTCGGCGAGAACGCGTTCGAAGGCAGGCGCGTGCTGATCGTGCGCGGCGACGGCGGGCGCGAGTGGCTCGCCGACCGTCTGCGCGAAGCGGGCGCCGAAGTCGAGACCGTCGCCGCCTACCGGCGCCTCGTGCCCGAGCCGTCGATCGGCGCGTGGTCGCGCATTCACGCGCTGCTGTCGGACGAATCGACGGCGCCGCACGCGTGGCTCATCACGAGTTCCGAAGGCGTGCGCAATCTCGCCGAACTCGCGCAAGACCACCTGACGGCCAGCGAGCAGACGCATCTGAAGCGCGCGACGTTCGTCGCGCCCCATCCGCGCATCGCGGAAACCGCGCGGGCATTGGGTTTTGATAGCATTACGGTGTCCGGTGCAGGCGATGAACGCATTGCCCGCACGCTGTTGTCTCTCGCGGCACCGTCCGAAGTTCCACCGGTCCAGTCCAACCCGGCACAAGAACGCATGTCTGATACCAACGCATCCACGACTCCCACGCCTAACCCCGCGCCGCGGCCCGCCAACACGCTGCCGCCGAATCAACCCTTTACGCCTTACGAAATGCAGCAGCCCAAACCCAAGGGCAATGGGCTGCTGTGGGTTGTCATTGCGCTGGTGTTGTTCGCGGCGGTGGCGGGCGGCATTGCGCTGAACCGCCGAATCATCAAGCTCGATCAGCAGTTGTCGCATCGCCAGCAGACCAATGACGCCCAGACGGCCGAGTTGCGCGTGAAGACGGATCAGGCCGTCGCGACCGTGCGCCAGGCCGACGCGCAGATCGCGCAACTCGAAGGCAAGCTCGCCGATGCGCAGAATTCGCAGCAGGCGTTGCAGCAGCAATACGCCGACCTCGCGCGCAACCGCGACGACTGGACGATGGCCGAAGTTGGCCAGATGCTGTCGGCGGCGAGCGAGCAATTGCAGCTGACGGGCAACACGCAACTCGCGCTCTTCGCGCTGCAAAGCGCCGACACGCGTCTCGCCGCATCGGATGGCGCGCAGGTGCTGGCCGTACGCAAGGCGATCGCCGAGGACATCGACAAGCTGAAGTCCGCGCCGTCCACCGACCTGACGGGCCTTGCGATCAAGCTCGATAACGCGATCGAGCAGATCGACCAGCTGCCGCTGTCGGGCGAGGCGCCGATTGCGCACGCCACGCCGCATGCATCGACGCCGAAGGACGTCGACCGCGTCGCCGCGGCGACGGGCGAGCCGAAGTGGAAGGTGTGGTGGAACCAGTTCGTCGCGGGCATCGGCGAGCAGCTGACCAGCCTCGTGCAGGTGCGCCGCATCGATCACGCCGACGCGATGCTCGTCGCGCCGGATCAGGGCTATTTCGTGCGTGAGAATCTGAAGCTGCGTCTGCTGTCCGCGCGGCTTGCGCTGCTCGCGCGCAACCAGACGACGCTGAAGTCCGATCTTCATTCCGCCGACAGCACGCTTGGGCGCTATTTCGACGCGTCGTCGAGGAACGTGCAGACGGTGCGCGACCTCATCAAGCAGGTCGACGAGGGCTCGGGCGCCGTCGATGTGCCGAACCTGAATACGAGCCTGCAGGCCGTGCATCAATACCGGAACCGGGGTTAA
- the hemC gene encoding hydroxymethylbilane synthase produces MNSETLAPTPPATLVIASRESRLAMWQAEHVRCALHKLYPSCDVKILGMTTRGDQILDRTLSKVGGKGLFVKELENALADGRADLAVHSLKDVPMELPEGFALSTIMEREDPRDAFVSNQYDSLAALPPGSVVGTSSLRREAMLRARYPELVVKPLRGNLDTRLGKLDRGDYAAIILAAAGLKRLGLGDRIRSLLDPADSLPAAGQGALGIEIRADRADLAAWLAPLHHEHTAAAVEAERMVSRALGGSCEVPLAAYATWHDGALHLRGVVATPDGQRVLSAQASSPAPTTGAALELGRDVASQLEAQGALEIVRALSTASGPAASA; encoded by the coding sequence ATGAATTCCGAGACGCTTGCGCCCACGCCGCCCGCCACGCTTGTGATCGCGTCGCGTGAGAGCCGGCTTGCAATGTGGCAGGCCGAGCATGTGCGGTGTGCGCTGCACAAATTATATCCATCTTGTGACGTAAAAATCCTCGGAATGACGACACGCGGCGATCAGATTCTCGATCGTACGCTGTCGAAGGTCGGCGGCAAGGGGCTGTTCGTGAAGGAACTGGAGAACGCGCTCGCCGACGGCCGCGCCGATCTCGCCGTTCATTCGCTGAAAGACGTGCCGATGGAACTGCCCGAGGGCTTCGCGCTGTCGACCATCATGGAGCGCGAAGATCCGCGCGACGCGTTCGTCTCGAATCAATACGACTCGCTCGCCGCGCTGCCGCCCGGCAGCGTGGTCGGCACGTCGAGCCTGCGCCGCGAAGCGATGCTGCGCGCGCGTTATCCCGAACTGGTCGTGAAGCCGCTGCGCGGCAATCTCGACACGCGGCTCGGCAAGCTCGATCGCGGCGATTACGCGGCCATCATTCTCGCTGCGGCCGGTTTGAAGCGCCTGGGCCTCGGCGACCGCATCCGTTCGCTGCTCGATCCCGCGGATAGTCTCCCTGCCGCAGGCCAGGGCGCGCTCGGCATCGAGATTCGCGCGGACCGCGCCGATCTTGCCGCATGGCTCGCGCCGCTGCATCACGAGCACACGGCGGCTGCCGTCGAGGCGGAGCGCATGGTGTCGCGCGCGCTGGGCGGCAGCTGCGAAGTGCCGCTCGCGGCGTACGCGACGTGGCATGACGGCGCGCTGCATCTGCGTGGCGTCGTCGCGACGCCGGACGGCCAGCGCGTGTTGAGCGCGCAGGCATCGTCGCCTGCACCGACCACGGGTGCCGCGCTCGAACTGGGCCGCGACGTCGCGAGCCAGCTCGAAGCGCAAGGCGCACTCGAGATCGTCCGCGCGCTGTCCACCGCGAGCGGCCCGGCCGCTTCCGCGTGA
- a CDS encoding heme biosynthesis protein HemY has translation MALRGLLWLAFLFAIAVVLAIVGRFDTGQVLLVYPPYRVDISLNLFIVGIIVAFIVMYMVLRIVRNIWRMPQRVAAYRARQRVAKAHAALRDAIGNLYAGRFSRAEKAARDSLINPDNKGAAGLIAANAAHRMHEYARRDEYLAQIDSSDWQDARLMATADMRADGRDADGALLALTEMQSQGGRRIHAQQIALRAQQQLKNWGEVLKLVKTLEKREAIHPAVAVRLRQLAAENLLRDRRHNADALLELWHSLTPTERHSPRLADLAAELLVALNRPHEARKIVEEALAQNWDARLLRRYPDTTGGDALPLIQKAEAWRKERPEDADLMFALGRLCLHQQLWGKAQSFLEQALKLADNETLKIRSHRALARLHEQLGDADKAGAHYRESALAMNIV, from the coding sequence ATGGCGCTGCGTGGACTCCTCTGGCTCGCATTCCTGTTCGCGATTGCCGTCGTACTCGCGATCGTTGGACGCTTCGATACCGGACAGGTGCTGCTCGTCTATCCGCCGTACCGCGTCGACATTTCGCTGAACCTGTTCATCGTCGGCATCATCGTTGCGTTCATCGTGATGTATATGGTGCTGCGTATCGTGCGCAACATCTGGCGTATGCCGCAGCGGGTCGCCGCGTATCGCGCGCGTCAGCGTGTCGCGAAGGCGCATGCGGCGTTGCGCGATGCAATCGGCAATCTGTATGCAGGCCGTTTCTCGCGCGCCGAGAAGGCTGCGCGCGATTCGCTGATCAATCCCGACAACAAGGGCGCGGCGGGGCTGATCGCCGCGAACGCCGCGCACCGGATGCACGAGTACGCGCGCCGCGACGAGTATCTCGCGCAGATCGATTCGTCCGACTGGCAGGACGCGCGTCTGATGGCGACGGCCGACATGCGCGCCGATGGCCGCGATGCCGACGGTGCGCTGCTCGCGCTGACGGAGATGCAATCGCAGGGCGGCCGACGCATTCACGCGCAGCAGATTGCGTTGCGGGCGCAGCAGCAGTTGAAGAACTGGGGCGAAGTGCTGAAGCTCGTGAAGACGCTGGAGAAGCGCGAGGCGATTCATCCCGCGGTGGCTGTGCGCCTGCGACAACTGGCGGCTGAGAACCTGCTGCGCGACCGTCGTCACAATGCTGATGCGCTGCTCGAACTGTGGCATTCACTGACGCCGACCGAGCGGCATTCGCCGCGTCTCGCGGATCTCGCGGCCGAGTTGCTCGTCGCGCTGAACCGTCCGCATGAGGCGCGCAAGATCGTCGAGGAAGCGCTCGCGCAGAACTGGGATGCGAGGTTGTTGCGGCGGTATCCCGATACCACGGGCGGCGATGCGTTGCCGCTCATTCAGAAGGCGGAAGCTTGGAGGAAGGAACGTCCCGAAGACGCCGATCTGATGTTCGCGCTGGGGCGTTTGTGTCTGCATCAGCAGTTGTGGGGGAAGGCGCAGTCTTTCCTTGAGCAGGCTCTTAAGCTCGCTGATAACGAGACGTTGAAGATTCGGTCTCATCGGGCACTTGCCCGGTTGCATGAGCAACTCGGGGATGCTGATAAGGCTGGCGCGCATTATCGGGAGAGTGCGCTGGCGATGAATATCGTTTAA
- the ppa gene encoding inorganic diphosphatase gives MSFNHVPAGKDLPQDFNVIIEIPAQSDPVKYEADKDLGLLVVDRFIGTGMRYPANYGFIPQTLSGDGDPVDVLVITPFPLLAGSVVRARALGMLQMTDESGVDAKLIAVPHDKICPMTADLKSVDDVPQYLKDQIKHFFEQYKALEKGKWVKVEGWAGIDAAHKEITDGVANFKK, from the coding sequence ATGAGCTTCAATCACGTTCCCGCTGGTAAAGACCTTCCGCAAGACTTCAACGTCATCATCGAGATCCCGGCGCAAAGCGACCCCGTGAAGTACGAGGCCGACAAGGATCTGGGCCTGCTCGTCGTCGATCGCTTCATCGGCACGGGCATGCGCTATCCCGCCAACTACGGCTTCATTCCGCAGACGCTGTCGGGCGACGGCGACCCCGTCGACGTGCTCGTGATCACGCCGTTCCCGCTGCTGGCTGGTTCCGTGGTCCGCGCACGCGCGCTGGGCATGCTGCAGATGACGGATGAATCGGGCGTCGACGCAAAGCTGATCGCCGTGCCGCACGACAAGATCTGCCCGATGACGGCGGACCTGAAGTCGGTCGACGACGTGCCGCAATACCTGAAGGACCAGATCAAGCACTTCTTCGAGCAATACAAGGCGCTCGAAAAGGGCAAGTGGGTGAAGGTCGAAGGCTGGGCGGGCATCGACGCCGCGCACAAGGAAATCACGGACGGCGTCGCGAACTTCAAGAAGTAA